The following proteins are co-located in the Streptococcus downei MFe28 genome:
- the thiT gene encoding energy-coupled thiamine transporter ThiT, whose protein sequence is MQKSNVATLAEIAIFAGLAMVLDVFTQPLAIGPWISLSFKMTPIFLLAFRRGTRPAMMAGFIWGILQVALGQAAGGWLNLWQGFLEYFVAFSLIGLAGLIKPWLNKSLRKERTLQSLTFMALGALIGSLTRYTIHFIAGLLFWGSYAPKGQSALVYSAIINGSSFLGETLACLIALFLLYPFIKRFLMAN, encoded by the coding sequence ATGCAAAAATCAAATGTTGCGACGTTGGCGGAAATCGCTATTTTTGCAGGTTTAGCTATGGTTTTGGATGTTTTCACCCAACCCTTAGCCATTGGCCCTTGGATTTCCCTGTCCTTTAAGATGACTCCCATCTTTCTGCTTGCCTTTCGCCGAGGAACCAGACCTGCCATGATGGCTGGTTTTATCTGGGGAATTTTACAGGTTGCTCTTGGGCAAGCGGCTGGGGGCTGGCTCAATTTATGGCAGGGCTTCCTAGAATATTTTGTCGCCTTTAGCCTGATTGGGCTGGCTGGCCTTATCAAGCCCTGGCTCAACAAATCTTTGAGAAAAGAAAGAACCCTGCAAAGCCTGACTTTCATGGCTTTAGGAGCCCTCATTGGTAGCCTAACTCGCTATACTATCCACTTTATAGCGGGCCTACTCTTTTGGGGTAGCTATGCTCCTAAGGGACAATCTGCTCTTGTTTATTCAGCTATCATCAATGGCTCATCTTTTCTAGGCGAGACCCTGGCCTGCCTGATTGCCTTATTTCTACTCTACCCCTTTATCAAACGCTTTTTGATGGCAAACTAA
- a CDS encoding DUF3267 domain-containing protein, whose protein sequence is MKLVEDLNLLQRKALSIGLCLGSLFLCLPFFLFFSWLAKLIIGVSNTYLNYWWEPFFAHFALALLLVIHEGIHGFYFKLFRPENPLKYGTSWRLGLFNATSPGSRYPRGQMLIIYLAPFVLTSLLLTLLLALGSLSPLAFIFLAVVHTAICVGDFYFSYLLLWKYRRHKILVEDTEEGLKIYQLD, encoded by the coding sequence ATGAAATTGGTTGAGGATTTAAATTTATTACAAAGAAAGGCGTTATCAATAGGGCTTTGTCTAGGGAGCCTTTTTCTTTGTCTGCCCTTTTTTCTCTTTTTCTCTTGGTTGGCCAAACTGATTATTGGGGTGTCAAATACTTATCTGAACTACTGGTGGGAGCCCTTTTTCGCCCACTTTGCCCTAGCCCTCTTATTGGTTATTCACGAAGGGATTCACGGCTTTTACTTCAAGCTTTTTCGGCCTGAGAATCCTCTCAAGTATGGAACCAGCTGGCGTTTAGGTCTCTTCAATGCGACCAGCCCTGGCTCTCGTTATCCTAGGGGGCAGATGCTGATTATCTACTTAGCCCCCTTTGTCTTGACTAGCCTGCTTTTGACCCTGCTTTTGGCCCTAGGGAGCCTGTCTCCCCTAGCCTTTATCTTTTTGGCAGTGGTTCATACAGCCATTTGCGTGGGTGATTTTTATTTCTCCTACCTCTTACTTTGGAAATACCGTAGGCATAAAATTCTCGTCGAAGATACAGAAGAAGGCCTGAAAATATATCAACTGGACTAA
- a CDS encoding pyridoxal phosphate-dependent aminotransferase yields MKFEESELLKGLPKQFFANLVAKVNAKIAQGADVINLGQGNPDQPTYDFIVEALQASAAKPASHKYSLFRGNPPFKKAAASFYKENYGVDLDPEKEICVLAGSKIGLVELPWALMNPGDLLLLPDPGYPDYLSGVALGKVNYQTFPLLAKNDFLPDLAAIPEETARQAKFIYINYPNNPTGAVATAEFYQALVAWAKKYQVGVVSDFAYGALGYQGYENPSFLSTPGAKEVGIELYTFSKTFNMAGWRLAFAAGNADMIEALNLIQDHLFVSVFPAIQDAGVAALLDPRAKEAIAQLNHLYDQRREAFVSEAVKIGWQAFPSKGSFYAWMPVPKGYTSQGFADLLLEKAHVAVAPGLGFGQAGDSYVRIGLLVEPERLTEAVQRIASLDLF; encoded by the coding sequence ATGAAATTTGAAGAATCTGAATTATTAAAGGGGCTACCCAAGCAATTTTTTGCCAATCTAGTGGCTAAGGTTAATGCCAAGATTGCTCAGGGGGCCGATGTTATCAACCTGGGTCAGGGTAATCCCGACCAACCCACCTATGATTTTATCGTGGAAGCCTTACAGGCCTCAGCAGCCAAGCCAGCTTCCCACAAATATTCCCTCTTTCGGGGCAATCCACCTTTTAAGAAGGCGGCTGCTAGCTTTTACAAGGAAAATTATGGGGTTGACCTTGACCCAGAAAAAGAAATCTGTGTCTTGGCTGGCTCAAAAATTGGTTTGGTTGAACTGCCCTGGGCCTTGATGAATCCTGGCGACCTCCTCTTGTTGCCGGATCCAGGCTATCCCGACTATCTTTCAGGCGTGGCTTTAGGGAAGGTAAATTACCAGACCTTTCCTCTGCTGGCTAAAAATGACTTTCTGCCAGATTTAGCGGCCATTCCTGAAGAGACTGCCCGTCAGGCTAAGTTTATCTATATCAATTACCCCAATAATCCAACTGGGGCCGTTGCGACAGCAGAATTCTACCAAGCCCTGGTCGCTTGGGCTAAGAAGTACCAAGTGGGTGTCGTCAGCGACTTTGCCTATGGTGCCCTGGGCTACCAGGGCTATGAAAATCCTAGCTTCCTGTCTACACCGGGGGCCAAGGAAGTCGGCATTGAGCTCTATACCTTTTCTAAGACCTTTAACATGGCAGGTTGGCGCCTAGCCTTTGCGGCTGGAAATGCGGATATGATTGAAGCCCTTAACCTCATCCAAGACCACCTTTTTGTCAGTGTCTTTCCTGCCATTCAGGATGCAGGAGTAGCTGCCCTCTTAGATCCGAGAGCCAAGGAAGCCATCGCCCAGCTCAATCATCTCTACGACCAAAGACGAGAGGCCTTTGTATCGGAGGCCGTTAAAATCGGCTGGCAGGCCTTTCCTTCCAAGGGTTCCTTTTACGCCTGGATGCCAGTTCCTAAAGGTTACACCAGCCAAGGCTTTGCGGATCTCCTGTTAGAAAAGGCCCATGTGGCTGTCGCACCAGGACTAGGCTTTGGTCAAGCAGGTGATAGCTATGTCAGAATCGGTCTCTTGGTCGAGCCAGAACGCTTGACTGAGGCTGTCCAACGGATTGCGAGTTTGGACCTGTTTTGA